A stretch of the Papaver somniferum cultivar HN1 chromosome 6, ASM357369v1, whole genome shotgun sequence genome encodes the following:
- the LOC113290005 gene encoding uncharacterized protein LOC113290005 isoform X2, whose protein sequence is MAAQFNAYTRANIRTLVLFPHKKTPSHFVSVKPQIESRHDYRGRRKRSWGIRVENAESSSSSSSYLDMWKTAMDRERKTIEFQNMAVVNGDANGEKVEEESDNDPKVIEKKSDEFKKILEVPKEERDQIQRMQVIDRAAAAIAAAQALLKETPPVIKKDSPFDDDNGDLETTEISSNGVIGDQQQDAESIFVSSSKTLGPGTPGPDFWSWTPPSEDKSNLQTAKPTLSPNPTYSVVEKERTADSLSIPFESALSETHNPPLPPLQSLTEVGKLDIANPILEDQTMGEKHEENMAFSANASEAVEALNKVDEASTEGVTEDGVKWWKETGLEQRTDGALCRWTLTRGVSADGSVEWEDKFWEAVGENDYKELGSEKSGRDASGNIWREYWKESMWQDHITGVEHMEKSADKWGKNGMGGQWHEKWWEHYDATGQAEKWADKYCSIDPNTPLEDGHAHVWHERWGEKYDGMGGSTKYTDKWAERSEGDGWSKWGDKWDENFNTSGHGVKQGETWWQGKFGERWNRTWGEGHNGSGWVHKYGKSSSGEHWDTHEQQDTWYARYPHFGFDHCFENSVQLREVQLPPPEASPPETS, encoded by the exons ATGGCAGCTCAGTTTAACGCTTATACCCGTGCAAACATACGCACACTTGTTCTTTTTCCTCACAAGAAAACCCCATCCCATTTTGTTTCAGTAAAACCTCAGATAGAATCGAGACATGATTacagaggaaggagaaaaagaagttgGGGAATTAGGGTTGAAAATgcagaatcatcatcatcgtcttcgtCGTATCTGGATATGTGGAAAACGGCAATGGATCGAGAAAGGAAAACAATTGAGTTTCAGAATATGGCTGTTGTTAATGGTGATGCTAATGGGGAAAAAGTGGAAGAGGAAAGTGATAATGACCCAAAAGTAATTGAGaagaaaagtgatgaatttaagaAGATTTTAGAGGTGCCCAAAGAAGAAAGAGATCAAATTCAGAGAATGCAGGTTATTGATAgagctgctgctgctattgctgctgctCAAGCTCTTCTCAAAGAAACTCCTCCGGTAATTAAAAAGGATTCaccttttgatgatgataatggagATTTGGAAACTACTGAGATTAGTAGTAATGGAGTAATTGGTGATCAACAACAAG ATGCTGAAAGTATATTTGTGAGTTCGTCAAAAACTCTAGGACCTGGAACACCAGGTCCAGATTTTTGGTCCTGGACACCTCCTTCGGAAGACAAAAGTAACTTACAAACAGCAAAACCAACTTTATCCCCAAACCCAACCTACTCAGTGGTGGAGAAAGAGCGAACAGCAGATTCTTTGTCAATTCCCTTTGAGAGTGCCTTATCTGAAACTCACAATCCTCCTCTTCCTCCCCTTCAATCCCTCACAGAGGTTGGGAAGTTGGATATTGCCAATCCCATTTTAGAGGATCAAACAATGGGAGAGAAACATGAAGAAAACATGGCATTTTCGGCAAACGCGTCCGAAGCTGTTGAGGCTCTTAATAAGGTTGATGAAGCTTCAACAGAAGGAGTGACCGAGGACGGTgtgaagtggtggaaggagacTGGTTTAGAGCAAAGAACAGATGGAGCTCTCTGCAGGTGGACTCTGACTAGGGGAGTTAGTGCTGATGGAAGTGTTGAATGGGAAGACAAGTTCTGGGAAGCTGTGGGCGAGAATGATTATAAAGAGCTTGGTTCGGAGAAGTCAGGACGCGATGCATCAGGAAATATTTGGCGCGAATACTGGAAAGAATCAATGTGGCAG GATCATATTACTGGGGTTGAACATATGGAGAAAAGTGCTGACAAATGGGGAAAGAATGGAATGGGTGGTCAGTGGCACGAGAAATGGTGGGAACATTATGATGCCACTGGCCAAGCTGAGAAGTGGGCTGATAAGTATTGCAGCATTGATCCCAACACGCCCCTTGAAGATGGCCATGCTCACGTCTGGCATGAGAG GTGGGGCGAGAAGTATGATGGGATGGGAGGAAGCACAAAATACACTGACAAATGGGCGGAGAGGTCAGAAGGTGATGGCTGGTCCAAGTGGGGCGACAAATGGGACGAAAATTTTAACACAAGTGGACATGGAGTCAAACAAGGGGAGACATGGTGGCAAGGTAAATTTGGGGAACGTTGGAATCGTACATGGGGCGAAGGCCATAATGGGTCTGGCTGGGTACATAAGTATGGAAAAAGCAGCAGCGGCGAGCACTGGGATACACACGAACAACAAGATACCTGGTATGCGAGATACCCACATTTCGGTTTTGATCACTGCTTTGAAAACTCTGTTCAGCTCCGTGAAGTTCAATTGCCCCCACCAGAAGCTTCACCGCCTGAGACATCATAA
- the LOC113290005 gene encoding uncharacterized protein LOC113290005 isoform X1, with amino-acid sequence MAAQFNAYTRANIRTLVLFPHKKTPSHFVSVKPQIESRHDYRGRRKRSWGIRVENAESSSSSSSYLDMWKTAMDRERKTIEFQNMAVVNGDANGEKVEEESDNDPKVIEKKSDEFKKILEVPKEERDQIQRMQVIDRAAAAIAAAQALLKETPPVIKKDSPFDDDNGDLETTEISSNGVIGDQQQGTDAESIFVSSSKTLGPGTPGPDFWSWTPPSEDKSNLQTAKPTLSPNPTYSVVEKERTADSLSIPFESALSETHNPPLPPLQSLTEVGKLDIANPILEDQTMGEKHEENMAFSANASEAVEALNKVDEASTEGVTEDGVKWWKETGLEQRTDGALCRWTLTRGVSADGSVEWEDKFWEAVGENDYKELGSEKSGRDASGNIWREYWKESMWQDHITGVEHMEKSADKWGKNGMGGQWHEKWWEHYDATGQAEKWADKYCSIDPNTPLEDGHAHVWHERWGEKYDGMGGSTKYTDKWAERSEGDGWSKWGDKWDENFNTSGHGVKQGETWWQGKFGERWNRTWGEGHNGSGWVHKYGKSSSGEHWDTHEQQDTWYARYPHFGFDHCFENSVQLREVQLPPPEASPPETS; translated from the exons ATGGCAGCTCAGTTTAACGCTTATACCCGTGCAAACATACGCACACTTGTTCTTTTTCCTCACAAGAAAACCCCATCCCATTTTGTTTCAGTAAAACCTCAGATAGAATCGAGACATGATTacagaggaaggagaaaaagaagttgGGGAATTAGGGTTGAAAATgcagaatcatcatcatcgtcttcgtCGTATCTGGATATGTGGAAAACGGCAATGGATCGAGAAAGGAAAACAATTGAGTTTCAGAATATGGCTGTTGTTAATGGTGATGCTAATGGGGAAAAAGTGGAAGAGGAAAGTGATAATGACCCAAAAGTAATTGAGaagaaaagtgatgaatttaagaAGATTTTAGAGGTGCCCAAAGAAGAAAGAGATCAAATTCAGAGAATGCAGGTTATTGATAgagctgctgctgctattgctgctgctCAAGCTCTTCTCAAAGAAACTCCTCCGGTAATTAAAAAGGATTCaccttttgatgatgataatggagATTTGGAAACTACTGAGATTAGTAGTAATGGAGTAATTGGTGATCAACAACAAG GAACAGATGCTGAAAGTATATTTGTGAGTTCGTCAAAAACTCTAGGACCTGGAACACCAGGTCCAGATTTTTGGTCCTGGACACCTCCTTCGGAAGACAAAAGTAACTTACAAACAGCAAAACCAACTTTATCCCCAAACCCAACCTACTCAGTGGTGGAGAAAGAGCGAACAGCAGATTCTTTGTCAATTCCCTTTGAGAGTGCCTTATCTGAAACTCACAATCCTCCTCTTCCTCCCCTTCAATCCCTCACAGAGGTTGGGAAGTTGGATATTGCCAATCCCATTTTAGAGGATCAAACAATGGGAGAGAAACATGAAGAAAACATGGCATTTTCGGCAAACGCGTCCGAAGCTGTTGAGGCTCTTAATAAGGTTGATGAAGCTTCAACAGAAGGAGTGACCGAGGACGGTgtgaagtggtggaaggagacTGGTTTAGAGCAAAGAACAGATGGAGCTCTCTGCAGGTGGACTCTGACTAGGGGAGTTAGTGCTGATGGAAGTGTTGAATGGGAAGACAAGTTCTGGGAAGCTGTGGGCGAGAATGATTATAAAGAGCTTGGTTCGGAGAAGTCAGGACGCGATGCATCAGGAAATATTTGGCGCGAATACTGGAAAGAATCAATGTGGCAG GATCATATTACTGGGGTTGAACATATGGAGAAAAGTGCTGACAAATGGGGAAAGAATGGAATGGGTGGTCAGTGGCACGAGAAATGGTGGGAACATTATGATGCCACTGGCCAAGCTGAGAAGTGGGCTGATAAGTATTGCAGCATTGATCCCAACACGCCCCTTGAAGATGGCCATGCTCACGTCTGGCATGAGAG GTGGGGCGAGAAGTATGATGGGATGGGAGGAAGCACAAAATACACTGACAAATGGGCGGAGAGGTCAGAAGGTGATGGCTGGTCCAAGTGGGGCGACAAATGGGACGAAAATTTTAACACAAGTGGACATGGAGTCAAACAAGGGGAGACATGGTGGCAAGGTAAATTTGGGGAACGTTGGAATCGTACATGGGGCGAAGGCCATAATGGGTCTGGCTGGGTACATAAGTATGGAAAAAGCAGCAGCGGCGAGCACTGGGATACACACGAACAACAAGATACCTGGTATGCGAGATACCCACATTTCGGTTTTGATCACTGCTTTGAAAACTCTGTTCAGCTCCGTGAAGTTCAATTGCCCCCACCAGAAGCTTCACCGCCTGAGACATCATAA
- the LOC113290007 gene encoding fe(2+) transport protein 1-like: MSLMAPKSIFFILVIIFVSAKLISAQDECQTEESGDCVSKSRAQPLKIIAIFSILITSMIGVGAPLFAKYIPALHPDRDVFVIVKAFAAGIILATGFMHVLPDSFDMLSSSCLSDNPWHEFPFTGFVAMLSAIVTLMVDSMATSFYTTKNNKMMIQPTSEGDHELGNTTEGGAGGGSHFHAHGHHHGAALGSSKGPIGTQLLRYRVVAMVLELGIVVHSIVIGLGVGASNNTCTIKPLVAALCFHQMFEGMGLGGCIMQAEYKPLKKFLMVFFFSITTPAGIALGMGLSKTYKENSPTALITVGLLNASSAGLLIYMALVDLLAADFMGPKLQGSIKLQLKSYVAVLLGAGGMSLMAKWA; this comes from the exons ATGTCTTTAATGGCACCTAAATCCATTTTCTTTATCCTCGTGATAATCTTCGTATCAGCAAAACTCATATCAGCTCAAGATGAATGCCAAACTGAAGAATCAGGTGATTGCGTTAGCAAATCTCGCGCACAACCACTTAAGATAATTGCCATCTTTTCCATATTGATTACGAGCATGATTGGTGTGGGCGCACCACTCTTCGCAAAGTATATTCCTGCGTTACATCCAGATCGTGATGTATTCGTAATAGTGAAAGCGTTTGCGGCAGGGATTATTCTCGCAACAGGGTTTATGCACGTTTTGCCTGATTCGTTCGATATGTTGTCGTCGAGTTGTTTGTCTGATAACCCATGGCATGAATTTCCATTTACTGGATTTGTAGCAATGCTTTCTGCTATTGTCACACTGATGGTGGATTCAATGGCTACTAGTTTCTATACTACTAAGAACAACAAGATGATGATCCAACCAACGTCAGAGGGTGACCATGAGCTGGGTAATACAACCGAAGGAGGTGCAGGCGGTGGATCTCATTTCCATGCTCACGGCCATCATCACGGTGCCGCACTCGGGAGCTCCAAAGGACCTATTGGAACTCAATTACTTCGGTACCGAGTCGTTGCAATG GTGTTGGAACTGGGAATTGTTGTGCACTCGATTGTAATTGGCCTTGGAGTAGGAGCCTCTAATAATACTTGCACCATAAAGCCTCTTGTCGCTGCCCTTTgtttccatcaaatgtttgaaggGATGGGTCTTGGTGGATGCATCATGCAG GCAGAATACAAACCGTTGAAGAAATTTCTGATGGTGTTTTTCTTCTCGATCACTACACCTGCTGGGATAGCACTAGGTATGGGATTATCAAAGACATACAAAGAGAACAGTCCTACAGCACTAATCACAGTCGGATTACTGAATGCATCATCAGCTGGTCTGTTAATTTACATGGCGTTGGTTGATCTTCTTGCTGCCGATTTCATGGGTCCAAAACTGCAAGGAAGTATTAAGCTTCAGCTCAAGTCGTATGTTGCTGTCCTTTTGGGTGCTGGTGGTATGTCTCTCATGGCCAAATGGGCTTGA
- the LOC113291746 gene encoding uncharacterized protein LOC113291746 yields MWKDGITCDISSATDNMVHALVKIDPSKPEVLLYFMYDSTYNDPKKKQWNFLHELSEVVYQPWLVLGDLNFHLARNRSSSDIWVQDRVRDSGLSDLGYEGNDYTWTSNSFGTGTKKARLDMGLGNTDWFLQFPNAKVCHLYHIASDHCPIMLITDHIPRKLSRPFKCFGTLMEHNTFRTQMQQAWNINVQGSPAHKFKNKLQRTRFTLGKCNRLEFGDIHKNIKLLQDKLNISQKEPNSVSQERKVKTITHDLENWYKIQTNFYKEKSRDKHIHDMDNNTKYFHSLVNKRMHKNNISLLSDNDGNWLRDRDSISSLLTTHFSNISCSSNHVFPDDAFSIIPTVINDSHNVVLLAS; encoded by the coding sequence ATGTGGAAAGATGGTataacatgtgatatttctaGTGCAACTGATAACATGGTCCATGCCCTTGTTAAAATAGATCCTAGCAAACCAGAGGTTCTATTGTATTTTATGTATGACTCTACTTACAATGATCCTAAAAAGAAGCAATGGAATTTTCTTCATGAACTCAGTGAAGTAGTTTATCAACCATGGTTAGTTTTAGGGGATCTAAATTTTCATCTGGCCAGAAACAGAAGTAGTTCTGACATTTGGGTTCAAGATAGAGTTAGAGATTCTGGTTTATCTGATCTGGGTTATGAAGGTAATGATTATACCTGGACTAGTAATAGTTTTGGTACTGGTACAAAAAAAGCTAGATTGGATATGGGACTAGGCAATACTGATTGGTTCTTACAATTTCCAAATGCTAAAGTTTGTCATTTATATCATATTGCTTCAGATCATTGTCCAATTATGCTTATTACTGACCATATTCCAAGGAAACTTTCGAGACCCTTTAAATGTTTTGGTACTTTGATGGAGCATAATACTTTTAGAACTCAAATGCAACAAGCTTGGAACATAAATGTACAAGGTAGTCCTGCTCATAAGTTCAAAAATAAGCTTCAGCGCACTAGATTCACTTTAGGTAAGTGTAACAGGTTAGAGTTTGGTGATATTCATAAAAACATTAAGTTATTGCAGGATAAGTTGAATATATCTCAGAAAGAACCAAATTCTGTTAGCCAAGAAAGGAAGGTTAAAACCATCACTCATGACTTGGAAAATTGGTACAAGATTCAAACCAATTTTTATAAGGAGAAATCTAGGGATAAGCATATTCATGACATGGATAATAAcactaaatattttcattctCTTGTTAATAAAAGAATGCATAAGAATAACATTAGTTTACTTAGTGACAATGATGGGAACTGGCTTAGGGACAGGGATAGCATTAGCAGTCTTCTTACTACTCATTTTAGTAATATTTCTTGTTCAAGTAATCATGTTTTTCCTGATGATGCTTTTTCTATTATTCCCACTGTCATTAATGATTCTCACAATGTTGTTTTACTTGCATCCTGA